One genomic window of Glycine soja cultivar W05 chromosome 9, ASM419377v2, whole genome shotgun sequence includes the following:
- the LOC114367907 gene encoding F-box protein At5g49610-like isoform X1 encodes MPRILFRFWFSVMDVRGDGIFPDEVVIQILARLPVKSLFRFKTVCKLWYRLSLDKYFVQLYNEVSRKNPMILVEISDSSESKTSLICVDNLRGVSEFSLNFLNDRVKVRASCNGLLCCSSIPDKGVFYVCNPVTREYRLLPKSRERHVTRFYPDGEATLVGLACDSAYRKFNVVLAGYHRMFGHRPDGSFICLVFDSELNKWRKFVSFQDDHFTHMNKNQVVFVNNALHWLTASSTYILVLDLSCEVWRKMQLPYDLICGTGNRIYLLDFDGCLSVIKISEAWMNIWVLKDYWKDEWCMVDKVSLRCIRGMVPGIFPISQTGECVFLATHKQILVYHRKTQVWKEMYSVKYSSTLPLWFSAHAYRSTMFSCN; translated from the exons ATGCCCCGAATTCTGTTCCG GTTTTGGTTTTCAGTTATGGATGTGCGAGGAGATGGGATTTTCCCGGATGAGGTGGTTATTCAGATTCTAGCAAGGTTGCCTGTGAAGTCCCTTTTCAGGTTCAAAACCGTGTGCAAATTGTGGTATAGGTTGTCTTTGGATAAGTATTTCGTTCAACTCTACAATGAGGTGTCTAGGAAGAACCCCATGATTCTGGTGGAGATTTCAGATTCGTCCGAGTCCAAAACTAGCTTAATCTGTGTTGATAATTTGAGGGGTGTGTCTGAATTTTCACTGAATTTCTTGAATGATAGAGTCAAGGTTCGAGCATCTTGTAATGGCTTGCTGTGCTGCTCTAGTATTCCTGATAAGGGTGTCTTCTATGTCTGCAATCCGGTAACTCGCGAGTACAGGTTGCTTCCCAAGAGTAGGGAAAGGCATGTGACTCGATTTTACCCGGATGGCGAGGCTACCTTGGTTGGTTTGGCCTGTGATTCGGCATATCGGAAGTTCAATGTTGTTCTAGCGGGATACCATCGCATGTTTGGTCATAGGCCAGATGGAAGTTTCATATGTTTGGTGTTTGATTCGGAGTTGAACAAGTGGAGGAAGTTCGTTTCGTTCCAAGATGACCATTTTACTCACATGAATAAGAACCAGGTTGTTTTTGTCAATAATGCTCTGCACTGGTTGACTGCTAGCTCTACTTATATACTTGTGCTTGATTTAAGTTGTGAGGTTTGGAGGAAGATGCAATTACCGTATGACTTGATTTGTGGAACGGGAAATAGGATTTATCTCTTGGACTTCGATGGCTGCTTGTCTGTTATTAAAATTTCAGAAGCATGGATGAATATATGGGTGCTAAAAGATTACTGGAAAGATGAATGGTGTATGGTGGATAAGGTGAGTCTGAGGTGTATCAGAGGAATGGTGCCAGGCATTTTTCCAATCAGTCAGACAGGTGAATGTGTTTTTTTGGCAACTCATAAGCAGATTTTGGTGTATCATCGCAAGACTCAAGTTTGGAAAGAAATGTACTCTGTGAAGTATAGCTCAACACTCCCATTATGGTTTTCTGCTCATGCATATCGCAGCACAATGTTCTCGTGTAACTGA
- the LOC114367907 gene encoding F-box protein At5g49610-like isoform X2, producing MDVRGDGIFPDEVVIQILARLPVKSLFRFKTVCKLWYRLSLDKYFVQLYNEVSRKNPMILVEISDSSESKTSLICVDNLRGVSEFSLNFLNDRVKVRASCNGLLCCSSIPDKGVFYVCNPVTREYRLLPKSRERHVTRFYPDGEATLVGLACDSAYRKFNVVLAGYHRMFGHRPDGSFICLVFDSELNKWRKFVSFQDDHFTHMNKNQVVFVNNALHWLTASSTYILVLDLSCEVWRKMQLPYDLICGTGNRIYLLDFDGCLSVIKISEAWMNIWVLKDYWKDEWCMVDKVSLRCIRGMVPGIFPISQTGECVFLATHKQILVYHRKTQVWKEMYSVKYSSTLPLWFSAHAYRSTMFSCN from the coding sequence ATGGATGTGCGAGGAGATGGGATTTTCCCGGATGAGGTGGTTATTCAGATTCTAGCAAGGTTGCCTGTGAAGTCCCTTTTCAGGTTCAAAACCGTGTGCAAATTGTGGTATAGGTTGTCTTTGGATAAGTATTTCGTTCAACTCTACAATGAGGTGTCTAGGAAGAACCCCATGATTCTGGTGGAGATTTCAGATTCGTCCGAGTCCAAAACTAGCTTAATCTGTGTTGATAATTTGAGGGGTGTGTCTGAATTTTCACTGAATTTCTTGAATGATAGAGTCAAGGTTCGAGCATCTTGTAATGGCTTGCTGTGCTGCTCTAGTATTCCTGATAAGGGTGTCTTCTATGTCTGCAATCCGGTAACTCGCGAGTACAGGTTGCTTCCCAAGAGTAGGGAAAGGCATGTGACTCGATTTTACCCGGATGGCGAGGCTACCTTGGTTGGTTTGGCCTGTGATTCGGCATATCGGAAGTTCAATGTTGTTCTAGCGGGATACCATCGCATGTTTGGTCATAGGCCAGATGGAAGTTTCATATGTTTGGTGTTTGATTCGGAGTTGAACAAGTGGAGGAAGTTCGTTTCGTTCCAAGATGACCATTTTACTCACATGAATAAGAACCAGGTTGTTTTTGTCAATAATGCTCTGCACTGGTTGACTGCTAGCTCTACTTATATACTTGTGCTTGATTTAAGTTGTGAGGTTTGGAGGAAGATGCAATTACCGTATGACTTGATTTGTGGAACGGGAAATAGGATTTATCTCTTGGACTTCGATGGCTGCTTGTCTGTTATTAAAATTTCAGAAGCATGGATGAATATATGGGTGCTAAAAGATTACTGGAAAGATGAATGGTGTATGGTGGATAAGGTGAGTCTGAGGTGTATCAGAGGAATGGTGCCAGGCATTTTTCCAATCAGTCAGACAGGTGAATGTGTTTTTTTGGCAACTCATAAGCAGATTTTGGTGTATCATCGCAAGACTCAAGTTTGGAAAGAAATGTACTCTGTGAAGTATAGCTCAACACTCCCATTATGGTTTTCTGCTCATGCATATCGCAGCACAATGTTCTCGTGTAACTGA
- the LOC114367638 gene encoding uncharacterized protein LOC114367638, which produces MARKGNQQKNGVDRHGLNNKKGVSGGMLPGMKDLGKGGPVKVFLREELAETNSIGVSQTACDASSSGDECNNEQRSVKVSRKEKQGMAGKHDLEESSFFEGNSGDGSLNSEAEASIQEENGTLPRSNQGQQSIKSRLSCILDSLHLKSVVEKVELADNVIIRRLRLLVFSIFTAVSEWLTRQTPLFVSLRTIVFEACHNVRTKVVLAYPIVLKCLMHFGNIMLLLSVFWLDCALRGVDSFIRMGTTSFFSVIWCSIFSVISMIGMLKFLAVLGLAALIGCFLGLMLAILVVAIIGVITLWFYGSFWTTAFFIILGGLTFMLSHERVALLITTVYSVYCARLYAGWLGLLLAFNLAFISSDVLIYFLKKNIEQQSRSNPFEQRAGMHGQPGFSDEPTHASSSENGQGPSADRNAGIPSTSGVDSDLTSEDEVVRLLNCSDHYAALGFTRYQNIDVSILKREYRKKAMLVHPDKNMGNEKAAEAFKKLQNAYEILMDSLKRKAYDDELRREEILSVFRRFHDASRKNGRHGFFPSGFARSDADGKDPFGDSRRIACKRCAGFHVWIHTKKQKSRARWCQDCQDFHQAKDGDGWVEQSSQPFLFGLLQKVDAPSAYVCAGSRIYDATEWYICQGMRCPANTHKPSFHVNTNLMSKHNSGKGTSSGQRGGHMPTPNIEETMTEEELFEWLQNAVHAGAFDNFSSTATESPSPKSGNGMKSPGSSSAGASAGAGGSSSKRKKKGKKQW; this is translated from the exons ATGGCTCGGAAGGGTAATCAGCAGAAGAATGGAGTGGACCGTCATGGATTGAATAACAAAAAAGGGGTTTCTGGTGGCATGCTTCCGGGAATGAAAGACCTTGGTAAAGGAGGGCCGGTGAAGGTTTTCCTGAGAGAGGAACTCGCAGAAACCAATAGTATCGGTGTTTCGCAGACTGCATGTGATGCTAGTTCTTCAGGTGATGAGTGTAACAATGAGCAAAGGTCTGTCAAGGTTTCTAGAAAAGAGAAGCAAGGGATGGCCGGAAAGCATGACCTGGAGGAGTCCTCATTCTTTGAGGGTAATTCTGGGGATGGCAGTTTGAATTCTGAAGCCGAAGcttcaatacaagaagaaaatgggACTTTACCTAGAAGTAATCAAGGTCAACAGAGTATAAAGAGTAGATTGAGCTGTATACTGGATAGTTTGCACCTGAAAAGTGTGGTGGAAAAAGTAGAGCTTGCCGATAATGTGATAATTAGGAGATTAAGATTGTTAGTGTTTTCCATCTTTACAGCAGTTTCAGAGTGGCTAACCAGGCAGACTCCATTGTTTGTATCTCTTAGAACCATCGTGTTTGAAGCCTGCCATAATGTCAGAACAAAAGTTGTGCTGGCATATCCTATTGTTTTGAAGTGCCTCATGCATTTTGGAAACATAATGCTCCTATTATCAGTGTTTTGGTTGGACTGTGCCCTTCGGGGTGTTGATTCATTTATACGTATGGGTACAACGTCCTTCTTCTCTGTTATTTGGTGTAGCATATTCTCGGTGATTAGTATGATAGGGATGCTCAAGTTTCTTGCTGTCCTG GGCCTGGCTGCCTTGATTGGATGTTTTCTTGGGCTTATGCTTGCAATTTTGGTAGTTGCAATCATTGGGGTTATTACCTTGTGGTTTTATGGTAGCTTTTGGACAACAGCATTTTTCATCATTCTTGGAG gATTGACATTTATGTTAAGTCATGAACGGGTGGCACTACTTATCACCACAGTGTATTCTGTCTATTGTGCAAGGCTGTACGCTGGCTGGCTTGGTTTGCTATTGGCTTTTAATTTAGCTTTTATCTCTAGTGATGTTCTGATATACTTCCTGAAGAAAAACATAGAACAACAGAGTAGATCCAATCCTTTTGAGCAAAGAGCTGGAATGCATGGTCAACCAGGATTTAGTGATGAACCAACACATGCGTCTTCCTCGGAAAATGGACAGGGACCATCTGCAGATCGCAATGCTGGCATCCCTTCAACTAGTGGGGTTGATTCTGATTTAACTTCTGAAGATGAAGTTGTCCGTTTGTTGAACTGCTCTGATCATTATGCAGCACTGGGATTCACGCGGTATCAAAATATAGATGTTTCAATACTAAAGCGGGAATATAGGAAAAAG GCAATGTTGGTACATCCTGATAAAAATATGGGTAATGAGAAGGCTGCAGAAGCCTTTAAGAAACTTCAAAATGCATATGAG ATTCTAATGGATTCGTTGAAGCGAAAAGCTTATGATGATGAGCTAAGGAGAGAGGAGATTTTGAGTGTATTTCGTAGATTTCATGATGCTTCTCGTAAG AATGGTAGGCATGGATTCTTTCCTTCAGGATTTGCACGATCTGATGCAGATGGCAAGGATCCATTTGGTGATTCAAGGCGAATAGCCTGCAAAAGATGTGCTGGCTTTCATGTCTGGATACACACCAAGAAACAAAAGTCTCGGGCAAGATGGTGCCAG gaTTGCCAAGACTTTCATCAAGCTAAGGATGGTGATGGATGGGTTGAACAATCTTCCCAACCATTTCTTTTTGGCTTATTGCAGAAG GTTGATGCTCCTTCAGCATATGTGTGTGCTGGTAGCAGGATATATGATGCCACTGAATGGTATATCTGTcag GGCATGAGATGTCCAGCGAATACTCATAAGCCAAGTTTTCACGTGAACACAAATTTAATGTCCAAGCATAATTCTGGCAAAGGAACTAGTTCAGGTCAAAGAGGTGGGCATATGCCAACACCTAATATTGAAGAAACCATGACTGAGGAAGAATTATTTGAGTGGTTACAGAATGCAGTACATGCGGGTGCATTTGACAATTTTAGTAGCACTGCAACAGAGAGCCCATCTCCCAAATCTGGAAATGGAATGAAAAGTCCTGGCAGTAGTAGCGCCGGTGCCAGTGCTGGTGCTGGTGGTAGTAGcagcaagagaaagaaaaagggaaaaaagcaATGGTGA